The nucleotide sequence TTTGATGTACTTCAAAAAGCTGCGCGGAGAATAAGTTGTATGCGTCGTTGCCAGCTGTCCGCAGGTGTGTAATGGCATCTTGTGACGACACCATTGGAGGCAATGCTGGCTGTTTGCTGCGTAGCAATGTTGAAGCGCTGATTTGATGGTGTGTTAGCCAGGTGTTTCAAAAAAAATTAGCAAAAACTTTCAGCTAATTGAATTAGTATTCTCGTAACAGGGTTCGTACTTTCACGAGCCGGTAACTATCTACCGATGAAGCCCTTTTCCGGCTCCCCTGCATCATGATTAACACGAATCTTAAATTCTGGCGGCGCGAACTGGCCCTTACTCAGGCCCAGATGGCCGAAAAGCTTGGTATCAAACGCTCTTTGGTGGGCGCCTACGAGGAAGGTCGTGCCGAGCCTAAGTTGACTACTCTCGTTAACATGGCTCGTCTGTTCGGCATCTCGCTGGATGCGTTGGTAACCACTGACTTTAGCAAAAAGAAGAACGCCAAAGCGGCCCTCCTGCAGCTTCAGCCAGCTACTTCCACCGAGCCCACCCGGCCCGGCGGCGGCTTGCGCATATTGGCACTCACGGTAGATAAAGAACAAAACGAGAACATTGAGTTGGTGCCTCAAAAGGCTGCAGCTGGTTACCTCAATGGCTACGCTGACCCTGAGTATTTGGAAGAGCTGCCTAAGTTCCGCTTGCCTATGCTGGGCACGGGTGGCACCTACCGCGCCTTCGAAATCAGTGGGGATTCCATGTTGCCTATTGCTAGCGGCACTGTTATCGTGGGCCGCTACGTGGACGACTGGATGACGCTGAAGGACGGCACGCCTTGCATCGTGGTTAGCTCCAAGGAAGGCATCGTATTCAAGCGTGTTTTCAACCGCCTCAAAGAAGGTGCTATGTTGGCTTTACACTCTGACAATCCGCTGTACTCGCCTTATGAAATAGGCGTGGAAGACGTAGTGGAAATCTGGGAAGCCAAAGCCTATATCAGCAGCACCTTCCCTATTGCCGATCTTTCGCTGAGTCGCCTCGCCAGCATTGTGCTGGACTTGCAGCAGCAGGTAAGCACTATGAAAAAGGCCTAACTAGTAGCAGGTACAGCAGGTCCCGCAACACACCTCTAAAACGAGGTTTCATAATCAAACAAGCCCTTGGCGTACACTGCGTCAAGGGCTTGTTGCATTCAGGGAGTTATACACCTGCAGAAACAAAACCTTAGGGATGTTGCGAGCAGGACAGGTAGCGCTGGATGAGGGTGCAATCAACTTCTAGCTGCTGGGCTGCGTAAGCGGAGCACATAACTCCAACTCGACCCGCTATGCTCAAGCTTGTTCTCGCCACCGAACGCCACCATGCTGCTCCTGTAGCGTGGCTCAACAGCTTCTTCCTCTTCAGCTTTGCCGATTACCATGACCCGAAGAACGCGCAATTCGGGCCGTTACGTGTTTTCAACGACGACACGGTGCAGGCCCAATCGGGTTTTCCGCAGCATCCGCACTCGGAAATGGAAATCGTGACGCTGGTACTGGAAGGCGAGTTGTACCACGAGGATACCATGGGCAACAAAGCCACCATCAAGAAAGGCGACGTGCAGCGCATGACAGCTGGTACTGGCATGGCCCATTCCGAGCAGAACCGCACCGATAAGGTGTTGCACCTCTACCAACTGTGGTTTTTGTCGAATCAAAAAGGCCTCGCCCCGAGCTACGAGCAAAAGGACCTAAACTTCCTGGATAGCAAAAACGAGTTGGTGCCGCTGGTATCAGGCCAGAAAGTGTTGGAAGATGTGGTATACATGAATTCCAACACCACCATTTACTGGTGTAATCTGCGCGAAGAAAAGACGGTTACTTTCAAAACGTTCCCCCTCCGCAACACCTTCATCTACGTGAAAGAAGGTTCGCTCTTCATCAACGGCGTTGACATAGGACCCAACGACCAGGTTCGCTCCACCGACGAGCATGTATTGGAAATTCGGGCGGTAAAGGATGCACAGTTTATCCTTATCGATTTGCCGGCTGACGCGGCGAATTACTAGTTTCGAAGTACTCACGCCGCTTGTTACGCTACGGACGTTGCGCACGTCAACGACCCTATAAGCAGAACAGGCCGAACCAAGTGGTTGGCCTGTTCTGCTTATAGGGTCGTGGTCCATATCATTAGGAAGACGTCAGGATGCTGTTCTCCAGCTTCATCTACCCAAACTTTCGTTGTGTACTTCTCAGCTTCAGGGAAAAGTAATTCGTGTAAAACCGTGGATAAGTTAGTGGCCTGAAGAGGGCATCTGAAAGGCAAGTTGTCTTTATAGCTCGCTGATACTAGACTGAATCTCAACTGACTGGCGAGAGCATCATACCAACAATAGAAGCACATTGAGTAGGATTCTCTCTGCTTGACTTGTAACTGCTCACGCTTTTTCTCTATTACGGCCTCAATCCATTCCACTAAGTCGGTAATCGAGAGCTGTTGTCGTTCAGACTCACTTAGAGACAAGTAGAACAAATTACCGTTGGCTTCCTCAAGTGGCTGGTCGAAGATGCATATAGGATAATGACAAGCACTGCGCAGAAATGGGCTTAATAGAGGGTGCATTCGTAATCAAGCTTTATGATACATTCCCTCTTTCTGTCTATGTGTTCGGTTGATATCCTTACTACTTAGCTGAACCTTGCACTGCTGGCTTGAACACGTAGCGAAACGCCTTGAGAGCGGCCGGGTGGTAGATGGTCGAGTGGGTTTCGATGGGCATAGGTTCGTAGTGCCAACTAATGCTAGGCTTGGCCGCGGCTTGCAGGACTTCGGCAAACTGACGGCCGTCGGTGGCTATTTCGGGCTCACTGCTCGTGGCCATGTACAGCGTCTTCGCTCTGCCATTGTAGCCTTGCAACAAGCTGCTAGCCTGCTTTACCAGCTGCTTGTTGTTCCACCACAGGCTCGGGTCGAAGGTTACATAAGTATCGAATAGATCGGGTTCTAGCAATAGCGTTTCGACAACAAACAGGCCAGCTAGGGATTCACCAACAATGGCGGTTTCTGGTGTGGTGCGGTAGCGCTTTTGTATCTGCGGCATCAACTCTTGCCGTATAAACTTGCGAAAAGCAGCCGAGCCCCCGACGCGGGGTGCAATCTTTTTGTCTTTCTCGTTGGTGGTAGGACCAGTGAGGTCACGCCGCCGTTCGGTGTTTTCAATTCCAACCAACAGGAAGGGCCGCATTGTACCGTTGCCGACCAGCACCTGCACCAGCCCTGCAACATGGAGAAAGTCTTCCGCCATGCCTCCATCAGGCATGTAGAGCACCGGCAAGCGCACAGTGGCAGACTCAGTGTAGGCAGGTGGGTAATACACGTTGATGCGCCGCGTCTCACCTAATATTTTGGACTCCAGCGTGAAGGTGTTTCCTATGCTGAGCGCCGATTCTTTGCTCTGCGCCTGCACCAGTCCAGCCGGGCCACTACACCATAGCAACAGAACAACAAGCACTTGCCTAGGCGAAATCCAACGACTGCTCATCTTTTCCATTTTCAAGTTTGTTGTGGGCCACCTACTTTACTGGTCTTGTGTCAGGGCTTATGCAAATAAGCGCTTGTCCTTCCGACGCAGGAGAAATCTGGGTCAAGATGGTCAACGATTACATCCAGATTCCTCCTGCGTCGGAAGGACAAGCGCTTAGCTAGCTAGGGGCACTTTGCTACATAGTGTACTTCCGGCCCTTGTTCTGCTGCTTTAAGTAAGCCATCAACGGTTGGAAGTATTCCACCATCGCACGGGCCGAAAGGTCCTCCCCCGTTTTCTCTTTCAGCACCGCTTGCCAGTCTTTGCTGGCGCCGGGACGCATGATATCAGCCAGGAAGGCGCCTACTTCTTTGCTACCATAGTAGTTGGTGGCATGGGGGTCCTGCTTGAGGATCTTCTTGGCAATATGGTCGTGGAGCTGAAACAGAATGACGTAGGACAGCGCGTAATCGTAGTACTGCGCGGGGTCGTCGTTGATATGGGTTTTGGTGGCCGGGTCGAGGTATTGCTCGCCGCGGGTGGTAGGCGGCACGATGCCCTGGTACTTCTTGGCTAGCTCCCACCACTTGGCGTTGAGTTGATCGGCGGGTAGCTTGTCGGCGTAGAAGCTGTTTTCCCATTCGCTCATCACCCCCGATGCAAACGGAATGAATGTGGCGTAGTTGAGGGCTTCTTTAAGCAGCGTTTGGGTCTGGTCGGTTTGGGTTTTGGCATCCACCAGGTTCAAACCTGTTAGGAACGGCTTTTGGGTGGCGGCTAGGCCCATGAGGCTGCCCATGGCTTCGTGGTAAGCGCGGTTGGCGCCACCGCGCAGCAGCACGGGCACTTCGGGGTTGGTGTAAGTGAGGTAGTAGTAGATGTGGCCGAGTTCGTGATGGGTGGTTTCATACCATTCGGTGTTGCCTTCCACACTCATCAGACTGCGCACGTCCTGGTCGAGGTTCATATGCCAAGCCGAGGCGTGGTTGTTCTTCTTATAGGCGGCATCCTTGGGCAGCGGGTAGAGGCTGCTTTTCTCATAGAATACAGGTGGCAGCGCCGGGAAGCCGAGGCTCTTGTAGAACCGCTCGGCTTGCTGTACTTGCCACTCTGCGCCTTTTTTGGCTAGTACGGGGTCGATGTTCAAGCCTTTAACTTCCACCATGGCGCTCCAATCCTGGCCCCACCGGTTGGGCAGCCAATGCGCGGGCAAATAGTCGGGCACCTGCTGTTGGTTGTATTTCTTGGCGAGTTCGTAGCGGGCGTAGGTGTGCAGCTCGCGGTAGAGCGGACGCAGCTCTTCGTTGATTTTGCGCACGAGCGTTAGCATCTCCTCCCGGCTCAAGCCGTAGTCTGACGCCTGATAGGTGAAGTAGTCGGAATAGCCGAGCGCCTGCACCGTTTGGTTGCGCAGGTCGCGTAGGTTGAGCAAGCCGTCTTTGAGCGTTGGGCCGATGGCCTTGCTGGCTTCCCACACCTGCTGCCGCCTGGCTGGATTCTTCTCTTTACGCAGCAGCTCATCCAAATCATTGGTCGTGACCGACTTGCCCTGGTACTTATAGTCGAAGCCGTAGAGCTTTTCGGTTTGGGCAGCTTCGGCTGCTATGCGGCGCTTCACCACATCGGCCACGGTTTGGGGGTTGTTGGCTGCGTTGTAGAGGGCCGTTTGCAACTGCTTCACCTGCAACTCGGTGAGGTCGGCTTTGTGCTCTAGTAGCGCCTTGATGGTGAGAATATTATCAGAGCTACCCGTGAAGGCAGCCATGCGGCCGTTGGCACGCGCGGTAGCACCTGAGTTGCTGGTATCACCCGCCACAATGTGCGTGTTAGAACGCCACTCTGCCTCACTCGACTGCGTGTAGAGGCGCTGATATTCAGCTGAGTAATTGCGCAGAAACTCCTCGGCTTGCGCAGCATAGTCTTGCGGCGCAGGTGGGGTAGAAGCAGTGGTTTCGGGAGTTGCGGCCGGGGTGGTGGCAGGTGTCTTGGCCGTTGGGGCGCAGGCCGCTAACGTAGCAGCCGTCAGAAGAGGCAGGAAGTTCTTTTTCATTACAGCAAAGCTAAAACTCCCGGCGAATTGGGCAGTGTGTAATCTTTGCCTCCCACTTACCCATGGCTGGTCTTATCGAAGCCCCATGCTAAGCTGAGCAAGACCTTACAAGAGCTACGTAGCAACGCCCGACTACCTTACGCTGCCTGCTGTAGCAACAAATGGCAATCCTTGTATTTCTTGCCGCTGCCGCATGGGCACGGATCATTGCGGCCAAATTTGCGGCGGCTGCGCAAGGTTTTCAGCCACTCACGCGGGTCTACGGTGAAGCGCAGGAAACGCTTTTTAGGGTTCTGGCGGAATGCCCGCAACAGCAGTTCGTACAGCTCGGGGTGGTGCTCCTGTAGCTTCTCGGGCTTCTCGAAGAAATACTCGGTCACGACGGCGAAAAACTCGGCTTCGTTGGTGCCAGCGTAGTCGTTGATTTCCGAGTTACCGTCGCGGATGGCTTGAATCTCGCGGGCCATTACTTCGGCCCACGGCCCACGCAACTCAGGCGGCAGCGTGGCGGCGGGAATACCATCAATCACGCCGTCGGCAGCATCGAGCAGGTGGGCAAACTCATGGATGCCCACGTTCTGCTTGTCTAGCGCGTCGCGGAAGCCTTGTTCCAAAGACGCTTTGGAAAGGTGCATGTAGCGGGAAGTCTGGAAGTTGCGGACGCTACCGAGCAGCGTACCTGAGAGCGGCGCCGTTTCCTTGTTGGGGTCTTGCTGCTCTTTCCAGGCGTCGGGCACTACCAGTACCTCGCTCAGGTTGCCGTATTCCCACTCAGGAAAGCCAAACACCGGAATGACAGCCGAAGCGGCCACCAATACGCGGGTCACATCGTCAATTTCAATCTGCACGCCCGTGATAAGGGTTTGGGCCAGAAACACTTGAATCCGCTTTTCGAACCGCTGCTTATCGTTCGGGGTGAGCGACAAATAGAAGGCCACACGCTCGTTCAGAATCTGCCGCCAAGCAGCCGGGAAATCCTCGGCTAGCGCCGCAGCTTTTTGGCGCGACTCGCGGGTGACGTAACGATAAAAAAGAAAGACCACAACCGCGACGAAAGCGGCAAAAATCCAGTATTGCATGGGCCGCTAAACGAGTATGCAGCGCTTTAGTTTGCTTGAAGCGCCGCATACTCGTTTAGCGGCCCCGGCGCAGCTGCTCCGTTGCGGGTTGCCCGATCAATCGGCTCGCAGGTTTTTGATAGGATTGCTGGTGGCGGCGTGCATTGCTTTCATACTCACGGTAACAAGCGCCACGAGCAAAGCGGCTAGGCCAGCGGCCGCAAAAATCCACCACCCAATGGTGATGCGGTAAGCGAAGTTCTGAAGCCAGTTGTTCATGATCAGCCACGCCAACGGCCACGCCACCAAGTTGGCGACAAGTACCAGCTTAAGGAATTCCTTGGACAGCATCCCTACAATATTGGTCACTGAGGCGCCCAACACCTTCCGAATCCCAATCTCTCGCGTACGCTGCTCGGCCGTGAACGTAGCTAAACCAAACAAGCCTAGGTACGCCACAAACACGGTGAGGGCCGCGAAAATGTACAGGATGCGGCCCGTCTTTCGCTCGGTGTCATAAGTTTGCGCCAACCGCTCATCCAGAAAAGAGTACGTGAACGGCTCTTCGGTGGAGAAGGCGCTCCACCGCTCTTTCAGGGAAGCCACCAGCCCCGCCATGTCGGTGGTTTTCGCTTTCACTATCACGGAGCCGGAGTTGCTGCCCAGCGTCATGACGAGCGGTGAAATCGGTTCGTGCAGTGACTTGAAGTGGAAGTCTTTCACCACTCCTATTACTCGATAAGTGGTTTTGTGCCCTTGGTTGTCGGATTGGGACAGCACGTGGTCCAACGGGTTTTTTTCCCAGCCAAAGGCTCTCACTGCCGTTTCGTTGAGGATGATGCCCACCGAGTCAGAAGAAAAGCGCTTCGAGAAGTTGCGGCCGGTTACCAGCTGCATACCCAGGGTCGGGATGTAGTGGTCGTCTACCTCGTAGCGCAATGTTTTCATCAGGCGGGAGGCATCGTTGTCGAGGCTGACCAAGAAGTTGTTGTAGTTGCTGTTGCCAGCCGGCAGGTAGCCTGAGGTGCTGATGCTCAGCACCCGGGGGTCTTGCTGAAGCTGCTGCCGAAACGCATCGGCATGCTTGCCCAGCATCCAGGTTTCCGGCAATACCAGCACGTGATTTTTGTCGTAGCCCAGCTTCTTGCTTTGTATGTAATGCAGCTGCTGATACACCACGGCGGTACACACAATGAGGGTAATAGAAACACAGAACTGAAATACCACCAAGCCGCTGCGCAAGCCGCTGCTTTTTTTGCCGGACGCAAACCGGCCTTTCAGCACCGTCACTGGATTGAACGATGACAGAAAGAAGGCCGGGTAACTGCCGGCCAGCACCCCGACCAGCACGCCAAACAGCAGCAGCGCGGGGAGCAGCCACGGCTTGGCCGCGAAATCCAACGCCAGGTTCTTGCCCGCCAACTCGTTGAAGACGGGCAGGGCCATCGTGACTAGCACCATGGCCAGCAGCAAAGCAACCATGGTGAGCAAGATGGATTCCAGCAGAAACTGCCCGACCAGCTGCCTTTTCATGGAGCCCAGCACTTTCCGCACGCCTACCTCGCGGGCGCGCTTGGAGGCCCCAGCCGTGGAGAGGTTCATGAAATTGATGCAGGCAATAACCAGCATAAACAGCGCAATGGCCGTGAAGATGTAGATGTAACGGATGTCGCCGCCGGCTTCCAGGTTACCTCGGAAATTGGACCGTAGGTGAATGTCGGTTAGGGGTTGCAGGAACAAGCCCAAGTCGTTGCCTTTTTGCCGGAACTGCGTGAAGCTCATTCCCATGGCCTGTTTTAGCTGCGGCCCCATGTACTTCTCTACCACCTGTGGCAGCTTGGCGTCTAGTTGTTTATAGTCGTAGCCCGCAGGCAGCACCAAGTACGTGAAGTAGTTGGACGTCATCCAGGACGAGGATTTGGCATCCGGCACGCTGGCCAGGGACGCAAAGAAATCGAAATGAAAGTGCGAGTTGACGGGCACCTTATCGAAGACGCCGGTGACCTTGAAAGGCTGGGCGCCACCTTTGAAGGTCAGCACCTTGCCTATCGGGTTGGCGTTGCCAAAGTACTTGTGCGCCATTGCCTGAGAAACCACAATGGTATTGGGCTGTACCAGCGCCGTTTTAGAATTACCCTGCAAGAAAGGGATGGTGAACACCTGGAAGAAGTTGGCATCAACAAAGGCCACGGCATCTTCCCGAAATGATTTGTCGCCGTAGCTGATGCGCTGATTGCCGCCGCTGTTTGTCAGGCGGGTGGCATCTTCCACTTCGGGGTATTCGGCCAGCAGCGTTTGCGCTACCGGCGGCATCACAAAGCCTTCCTCCATCTTTTCGCCCTGCACCGACCCCCGGAACACCACCCGCACCATGCGGTCGGCTTTTTCGTTGTAGCGGTCGTAGCTCAATTCGTTCTGCACGAACAGCATGATGATCAGGCAGGTAGCGATGCCGATAGCCAGCCCAAACACATTGATGGCGGAAAAGGCCTTGTTACGCCACAGACTGCGTAGCGCTATTTTCAGATAATTCCGGAGCATATTGATTGCAAACGAAAGGTGGGGTCAGGCTTTTGGGACCTGAAAAATCTATGTAGAAGTAGCTGCAAACTAGTTTTCCTGAGGCATTGCCCTGTTGATACCACTGCGTAACTTCAAGGGGAAACGCGCTTGAAACTGGGCGCCACGTTCTTGGCTTGATAACACAACCTAACCTCAACCCGCGGCCTCTTACTCGGCTCTCAGGTTCTGGATGGGGTTGGTGGTAGCCGCCTTGATGGCTTGATAGCTGATGGTTAGGAATGCCACGAGCACGGCGGCTACCCCTGCCGCCAGGAACACCCACAGCGGAATGTTGATGCGGTACGCAAAGTCTTCCAGCCACTTACGCATAACCAGCCAAGCCACCGGAAACGCAATAACCGTAGCCACTACCACCAGCTTCAGGAACTCCTTGGACAGCAAGGCCACGATAGTGGACGTGTCGGCTCCCAGCACCTTCCGAATCCCGATTTCCTTTTTGCGACGCTCCGCCGCGTAGGTAGCCAGCCCGAACAGCCCGAGGCACCCCACAAACACCGCAATAGCCGTAAACACCCACAGCAACGACTTCAGCTTGTCTTCGGCCTGGTACATCTGGGTGAAATTATCGTCCATGAACTTGTATTCGATGGGATAATCGGGGCTGAACTTGTTCCAGACCTCCTTCACGCCACTGATGGAGCTACTAATGTTGTCGGCCTTCAGCTTGACGGCGACTTTCCAGTAGTCATCGGGGTTGATGTGCAGCACGGCGGGCTCCACTTTGTCGTACAGGCTTTTGTAGTGGAAGTCCTTCACCACCCCAATTACTTGCCCTTTCTTAACGGAATCGGGCTTGATGTTCCACAGGAGCGTTTGTCCTAGTGCCTGCTCGGGCGTATGGAAGCCCAGTTCTTTGACCGCCGTTTCGTTGATGATGAAGGCGTGGTCTTTGTCGGTGGTCAGTTCTTTCGAGAAGTTACGCCCCGTCAGCAGTTGCAGCCCAAGCGTTTTGATGTAGTCGTAATCCACCATCAGGTGCGTGACGGCGTAGGGTTTTTGCTCGCCTTTGGTGGGCACCAGAATCTGGTCGCCGGCCACGGCATCGCCGGGGAAGCCATAGCCGATGGAAACGGCCGCTACGCCCGGGGTCTTCTGCAATTCGCCTTTGAACGACTCGTAGCTCTTGGTCATGTTGTCGCCCCGCATCGGAAAAAACATGATCTGCTCCCGGTTGAAACCCAGGTCTTTGTTGTGCAGAAAGTCCACTTGCAGAAACACCACCATGGCACTCACAATCAGGAAGATCGACAGCGAGAATTGCACCACAATCAGGCCGTGACGCAGCCATTGCACCCGGCCGAACAACCCGTCGCTCACCACCGCGCTCTTCAACACCTTGATGGGCTGGAACCCGGACAGCACCAAGGCCGGATAAAAGCCTGCTACCAGCCCTACTACCACCGTCAGCACTACCAGCAGCAACGCCAGTGTGGGGCTAGACAAGAGGTTGAAGGACATGCTCTTGCCCGTAAATTCATTGAGAGAAGGGAGCAGCAACGAGGTAAGCACGGCCGCCACCACCACGCTGATGAAAGTGAGTAGCACCGTTTCAATTAGGAACTGCAGCATAAGCTGCTGCTGACTGGCCCCAATCGTTTTGCGGATGCCTACTTCCTTGGCGCGCTGCATGGACTTGGCCGTTG is from Hymenobacter tibetensis and encodes:
- a CDS encoding LexA family transcriptional regulator, encoding MINTNLKFWRRELALTQAQMAEKLGIKRSLVGAYEEGRAEPKLTTLVNMARLFGISLDALVTTDFSKKKNAKAALLQLQPATSTEPTRPGGGLRILALTVDKEQNENIELVPQKAAAGYLNGYADPEYLEELPKFRLPMLGTGGTYRAFEISGDSMLPIASGTVIVGRYVDDWMTLKDGTPCIVVSSKEGIVFKRVFNRLKEGAMLALHSDNPLYSPYEIGVEDVVEIWEAKAYISSTFPIADLSLSRLASIVLDLQQQVSTMKKA
- a CDS encoding pirin family protein, giving the protein MLKLVLATERHHAAPVAWLNSFFLFSFADYHDPKNAQFGPLRVFNDDTVQAQSGFPQHPHSEMEIVTLVLEGELYHEDTMGNKATIKKGDVQRMTAGTGMAHSEQNRTDKVLHLYQLWFLSNQKGLAPSYEQKDLNFLDSKNELVPLVSGQKVLEDVVYMNSNTTIYWCNLREEKTVTFKTFPLRNTFIYVKEGSLFINGVDIGPNDQVRSTDEHVLEIRAVKDAQFILIDLPADAANY
- a CDS encoding ABC transporter permease — encoded protein: MLRNYLKIALRSLWRNKAFSAINVFGLAIGIATCLIIMLFVQNELSYDRYNEKADRMVRVVFRGSVQGEKMEEGFVMPPVAQTLLAEYPEVEDATRLTNSGGNQRISYGDKSFREDAVAFVDANFFQVFTIPFLQGNSKTALVQPNTIVVSQAMAHKYFGNANPIGKVLTFKGGAQPFKVTGVFDKVPVNSHFHFDFFASLASVPDAKSSSWMTSNYFTYLVLPAGYDYKQLDAKLPQVVEKYMGPQLKQAMGMSFTQFRQKGNDLGLFLQPLTDIHLRSNFRGNLEAGGDIRYIYIFTAIALFMLVIACINFMNLSTAGASKRAREVGVRKVLGSMKRQLVGQFLLESILLTMVALLLAMVLVTMALPVFNELAGKNLALDFAAKPWLLPALLLFGVLVGVLAGSYPAFFLSSFNPVTVLKGRFASGKKSSGLRSGLVVFQFCVSITLIVCTAVVYQQLHYIQSKKLGYDKNHVLVLPETWMLGKHADAFRQQLQQDPRVLSISTSGYLPAGNSNYNNFLVSLDNDASRLMKTLRYEVDDHYIPTLGMQLVTGRNFSKRFSSDSVGIILNETAVRAFGWEKNPLDHVLSQSDNQGHKTTYRVIGVVKDFHFKSLHEPISPLVMTLGSNSGSVIVKAKTTDMAGLVASLKERWSAFSTEEPFTYSFLDERLAQTYDTERKTGRILYIFAALTVFVAYLGLFGLATFTAEQRTREIGIRKVLGASVTNIVGMLSKEFLKLVLVANLVAWPLAWLIMNNWLQNFAYRITIGWWIFAAAGLAALLVALVTVSMKAMHAATSNPIKNLRAD
- a CDS encoding ABC transporter permease, whose protein sequence is MFKNYLKVAYRNLVRHKGFSFLNIAGLALGLTACLLIGLFVFDELQYDKFVPESSQVYRVYTERTSNETPETMACTAPMFAPTLQQEFPEVAQTMRILMNSSISLFEVGDKKIYLENGLIADSTFFSVFPLPFKYGSATQALAGTRSVVLSEDVAITLFGDEDPVGKDVKISKETFQVKGVLQNNLSKFHLKVSYVLPLAAAELPAERMKSWRWQQFYTYVKLKPGSDAQQTQVKLQNYIVQKVRNLTPDDPILYVPFLQPLTDIHLYSASFKYDLAVRGNITYVKALGLIAGFVLLIACFNFVNLATAKSMQRAKEVGIRKTIGASQQQLMLQFLIETVLLTFISVVVAAVLTSLLLPSLNEFTGKSMSFNLLSSPTLALLLVVLTVVVGLVAGFYPALVLSGFQPIKVLKSAVVSDGLFGRVQWLRHGLIVVQFSLSIFLIVSAMVVFLQVDFLHNKDLGFNREQIMFFPMRGDNMTKSYESFKGELQKTPGVAAVSIGYGFPGDAVAGDQILVPTKGEQKPYAVTHLMVDYDYIKTLGLQLLTGRNFSKELTTDKDHAFIINETAVKELGFHTPEQALGQTLLWNIKPDSVKKGQVIGVVKDFHYKSLYDKVEPAVLHINPDDYWKVAVKLKADNISSSISGVKEVWNKFSPDYPIEYKFMDDNFTQMYQAEDKLKSLLWVFTAIAVFVGCLGLFGLATYAAERRKKEIGIRKVLGADTSTIVALLSKEFLKLVVVATVIAFPVAWLVMRKWLEDFAYRINIPLWVFLAAGVAAVLVAFLTISYQAIKAATTNPIQNLRAE
- a CDS encoding M90 family metallopeptidase, translating into MQYWIFAAFVAVVVFLFYRYVTRESRQKAAALAEDFPAAWRQILNERVAFYLSLTPNDKQRFEKRIQVFLAQTLITGVQIEIDDVTRVLVAASAVIPVFGFPEWEYGNLSEVLVVPDAWKEQQDPNKETAPLSGTLLGSVRNFQTSRYMHLSKASLEQGFRDALDKQNVGIHEFAHLLDAADGVIDGIPAATLPPELRGPWAEVMAREIQAIRDGNSEINDYAGTNEAEFFAVVTEYFFEKPEKLQEHHPELYELLLRAFRQNPKKRFLRFTVDPREWLKTLRSRRKFGRNDPCPCGSGKKYKDCHLLLQQAA
- a CDS encoding alpha/beta hydrolase is translated as MLVVLLLWCSGPAGLVQAQSKESALSIGNTFTLESKILGETRRINVYYPPAYTESATVRLPVLYMPDGGMAEDFLHVAGLVQVLVGNGTMRPFLLVGIENTERRRDLTGPTTNEKDKKIAPRVGGSAAFRKFIRQELMPQIQKRYRTTPETAIVGESLAGLFVVETLLLEPDLFDTYVTFDPSLWWNNKQLVKQASSLLQGYNGRAKTLYMATSSEPEIATDGRQFAEVLQAAAKPSISWHYEPMPIETHSTIYHPAALKAFRYVFKPAVQGSAK
- a CDS encoding M2 family metallopeptidase — encoded protein: MKKNFLPLLTAATLAACAPTAKTPATTPAATPETTASTPPAPQDYAAQAEEFLRNYSAEYQRLYTQSSEAEWRSNTHIVAGDTSNSGATARANGRMAAFTGSSDNILTIKALLEHKADLTELQVKQLQTALYNAANNPQTVADVVKRRIAAEAAQTEKLYGFDYKYQGKSVTTNDLDELLRKEKNPARRQQVWEASKAIGPTLKDGLLNLRDLRNQTVQALGYSDYFTYQASDYGLSREEMLTLVRKINEELRPLYRELHTYARYELAKKYNQQQVPDYLPAHWLPNRWGQDWSAMVEVKGLNIDPVLAKKGAEWQVQQAERFYKSLGFPALPPVFYEKSSLYPLPKDAAYKKNNHASAWHMNLDQDVRSLMSVEGNTEWYETTHHELGHIYYYLTYTNPEVPVLLRGGANRAYHEAMGSLMGLAATQKPFLTGLNLVDAKTQTDQTQTLLKEALNYATFIPFASGVMSEWENSFYADKLPADQLNAKWWELAKKYQGIVPPTTRGEQYLDPATKTHINDDPAQYYDYALSYVILFQLHDHIAKKILKQDPHATNYYGSKEVGAFLADIMRPGASKDWQAVLKEKTGEDLSARAMVEYFQPLMAYLKQQNKGRKYTM